The Humulus lupulus chromosome 3, drHumLupu1.1, whole genome shotgun sequence genome window below encodes:
- the LOC133825054 gene encoding uncharacterized protein LOC133825054, whose product MTASWRRLGGLTAQYEKKLDEQLKVSEEIHAEEIRATKEKYNEQLEASKVKYSEQLEAAKKKNDVLLEEKTTLAEELKQHQATLAKVIETKEKYKESSKLNYQEASKLQDDLVISRKETEGLEECVKELEETNASNLERLQLSLIRLEEEERAKIPASLEISLAMGIDGIEEEVKASVN is encoded by the exons ATGACTGCCAGCTGGCGTCGCTTGGGAGGTCTAACTGCTCAGTATGAGAAGAAACTTGACGAGCAGCTTAAGGTGTCCGAGGAAATACACGCTGAGGAGATCAGGGCAACTAAGGAAAAATATAATGAGCAACTCGAGGCATCCAAGGTGAAATACTCCGAGCAACTTGAGGCAGCTAAGAAGAAAAATGATGTCTTGCTCGAGGAGAAGACCACGCTGGCCGAAGAGTTGAAACAACATCAGGCAACCTTGGCCAAGGTCATTGAGACgaaagagaagtacaaggagtCTTCTAAACTTAACTACCAGGAAGCCTCTAAACTCCAAGATGACCTGGTCATTAGTAGAAAAGAGACTGAGGGGTTGGAGGAGTGcgtcaaagagctcgaggagaccaatgcgagcaacttggagag ACTTCAGCTATCTCTCATTCGCCTTGAAGAAGAGGAGAGAGCGAAAATACCAGCCTCCCTTGAAATCTCCTTGGCTATGGGCATTGATGGCATTGAAGAGGAAGTTAAGGCCTCTGTCAACTAG